One region of Cyanobium sp. M30B3 genomic DNA includes:
- the rpmA gene encoding 50S ribosomal protein L27: MAHKKGTGSTRNGRDSNSKRLGVKAYGGEAVSAGSILIRQRGTSVLPGTNVGRGSDDTLFALVDGVVNFDSIKRGLRSRKRINVAVG, from the coding sequence ATGGCTCACAAGAAAGGTACGGGTTCCACCCGCAACGGCCGCGACTCCAACTCCAAGCGCCTGGGCGTCAAGGCCTATGGCGGTGAAGCTGTGTCCGCCGGCTCCATCCTGATCCGCCAGCGCGGCACCTCCGTGCTGCCCGGCACCAACGTGGGCCGGGGTTCGGACGACACCCTGTTTGCCCTGGTGGATGGGGTGGTGAACTTCGACAGCATCAAGCGGGGCCTGCGCAGCCGCAAGCGCATCAACGTGGCGGTTGGCTGA
- the truB gene encoding tRNA pseudouridine(55) synthase TruB: MAEQPWGFLVLDKPAGLSSHACVSRVRRAYGIKRVGHGGTLDPAVTGVLPIAVGAATRLLPYLDGDKAYRGVVQLGLTTSSDDLEGEVLAQRPVPLLSQVELEAALAPFRGAIEQVPPQVSAVHVDGERAYARVRRGERLKLAARPVTIHQLELLGWDQASGQLELELRCSAGTYVRALARDLGEILGCGAALARLRRTEALGFALEQAVPLEALDAWRECGAPPPGLLDPLAPLAHLPRHRLSPGEQAGWRCGRAPSLPAPLAQLAPDSPVVVLNPDGNLAGMARAAEGVLQPKLVLDAAG; this comes from the coding sequence ATGGCTGAACAGCCCTGGGGCTTTCTGGTGCTCGACAAACCCGCCGGGCTCAGCTCCCACGCCTGCGTGAGCCGGGTGCGGCGGGCCTACGGGATCAAGCGGGTGGGCCATGGCGGCACCCTTGATCCCGCCGTCACCGGCGTGCTGCCGATCGCCGTGGGGGCCGCCACCCGGCTGCTGCCCTACCTGGACGGCGACAAGGCCTACCGGGGGGTGGTGCAGCTGGGCCTGACCACCAGCAGCGACGACCTGGAGGGGGAGGTGCTGGCGCAGAGGCCGGTGCCGCTCCTGAGCCAGGTTGAACTGGAGGCGGCCCTGGCGCCGTTCCGGGGCGCGATCGAGCAGGTGCCGCCCCAGGTGTCGGCGGTGCATGTGGACGGCGAGCGGGCCTATGCCCGGGTGCGGCGCGGCGAGAGGCTGAAGCTGGCCGCCAGGCCGGTGACCATCCACCAGCTGGAGCTGCTGGGCTGGGACCAGGCCAGCGGCCAGCTGGAGCTGGAGCTGCGCTGCTCGGCGGGCACCTACGTGCGCGCCCTGGCCCGCGACCTGGGCGAGATCCTGGGCTGTGGGGCTGCCCTGGCCCGGCTGCGGCGCACCGAGGCCCTGGGCTTCGCGCTGGAGCAGGCGGTGCCCCTGGAGGCCCTCGACGCCTGGCGGGAGTGCGGGGCCCCACCCCCTGGGCTGCTGGATCCCCTGGCTCCCCTGGCCCATCTGCCGCGGCACCGGCTCAGCCCCGGGGAGCAGGCCGGGTGGCGCTGCGGCCGCGCTCCATCGCTCCCGGCCCCCCTGGCGCAGCTGGCCCCGGACAGCCCGGTGGTGGTGCTCAATCCGGATGGCAACCTGGCCGGCATGGCGCGCGCCGCAGAGGGCGTGCTGCAGCCGAAGCTGGTGCTCGACGCCGCCGGCTGA
- a CDS encoding methyltransferase domain-containing protein: protein MQQAMATVFDPGLGVERFLTDGFDLRAQLARYLVLEPTELERRLPASTAELAALHPGSFDPDQVSSFYEDTVGTGHLLELAAWHLGSADYIADTLRLQQRFARGQVLDFGGGIGSHALAAAALPEVERVWFVDLNPHNRAFVQARAEALGLSAKMACFRDLDDPALPRRFDTVVCLDVLEHLPDPAAQLLQFAARMEPGAIALLNWYFFQGFQGEYPFHLDDPALVEAFFRTLQASFVEVFHPYLITTRAYRLA from the coding sequence ATGCAGCAGGCGATGGCCACGGTGTTTGATCCAGGGTTGGGCGTTGAGCGGTTCCTCACCGACGGCTTCGACCTGCGCGCGCAGCTCGCCCGCTATCTCGTTCTGGAACCAACAGAGCTGGAGCGGCGCCTGCCCGCCAGCACCGCCGAGCTGGCGGCCCTGCATCCGGGCAGCTTCGACCCTGACCAGGTGAGCAGCTTCTACGAGGACACCGTGGGCACCGGTCATTTGCTGGAACTGGCGGCCTGGCATCTCGGCAGTGCCGACTACATCGCCGACACCCTGCGGCTGCAGCAGCGTTTCGCCCGCGGCCAGGTGCTCGATTTCGGTGGCGGCATCGGCAGCCATGCCCTGGCGGCCGCGGCCCTGCCGGAGGTGGAGCGGGTGTGGTTCGTGGATCTCAATCCCCACAACCGCGCGTTTGTGCAGGCCCGGGCCGAGGCACTGGGCCTCAGCGCCAAAATGGCCTGCTTCCGCGACCTGGACGATCCGGCACTGCCCCGCCGCTTCGACACGGTTGTTTGCCTCGATGTGCTCGAGCATCTGCCCGATCCCGCCGCCCAGCTCCTGCAGTTCGCTGCCCGTATGGAGCCCGGGGCGATTGCCCTGCTGAATTGGTACTTCTTCCAGGGCTTTCAAGGAGAGTATCCCTTTCATCTCGACGACCCAGCACTGGTGGAAGCCTTTTTCCGCACGCTGCAGGCGAGCTTTGTGGAGGTGTTTCACCCCTACCTGATCACCACCCGGGCCTATCGCCTGGCCTGA
- a CDS encoding circadian clock protein KaiA, whose protein sequence is MPESALTIVSLIRDPSLQEAVTRWLDGQTRYRLVPCAAEVDPVPELERLGDSCDALLLQQGELAPEAAQALQERGLVLPAVVIGRVLGQVDYHPDEIHLSADQLEQLTYSLDAAISRSLSRVLAAPPEDPGVGREEPMPERWRLANRLQARLGLLGVFYKRDSSRFLRNLDPKDAEILLESLKRTYRDLLFSYFKDPAAANQALESFVNTAFFSDLPITRTVEIHMDLIDSFSKQLSLEGHKSDFLQDYRLALLDVMAHLCEMYRRSIPAGVPLAPAMQGL, encoded by the coding sequence ATGCCCGAATCGGCCCTCACCATCGTTTCCCTGATCCGCGATCCCAGTCTCCAGGAGGCTGTCACCCGCTGGCTTGACGGTCAGACGCGCTATCGCCTCGTGCCCTGCGCCGCGGAAGTCGACCCCGTGCCCGAGCTGGAGCGGCTCGGAGACAGCTGTGACGCCCTGCTCCTCCAGCAGGGCGAGCTGGCTCCGGAAGCCGCCCAGGCCCTTCAGGAGCGGGGCCTGGTGTTGCCGGCTGTGGTGATCGGTCGGGTGCTCGGTCAGGTGGACTACCACCCCGATGAGATTCATCTGTCGGCCGATCAGCTGGAGCAACTCACCTACAGCCTGGATGCGGCCATTTCCCGCTCCCTGAGCCGGGTGCTGGCCGCGCCACCCGAGGATCCGGGAGTGGGACGGGAGGAGCCGATGCCTGAGCGCTGGCGGCTGGCCAACCGGCTGCAGGCCCGACTGGGCCTGTTGGGAGTGTTCTACAAGCGTGACTCTTCTCGCTTCCTACGCAATCTCGACCCCAAGGATGCGGAGATCCTGCTGGAGTCCCTGAAGCGCACCTATCGCGATCTGCTGTTCAGTTACTTCAAGGATCCTGCAGCGGCAAACCAGGCGTTGGAGAGTTTTGTGAATACTGCGTTTTTCAGCGATCTGCCCATCACCAGGACTGTTGAGATTCACATGGACTTGATCGACTCTTTTTCCAAGCAGCTTAGCCTGGAAGGCCACAAGAGTGATTTTCTGCAGGATTACCGCCTCGCCCTTCTTGATGTCATGGCGCACCTCTGTGAGATGTATCGCCGTTCCATCCCTGCCGGCGTTCCCCTGGCGCCAGCCATGCAGGGGCTTTGA
- the rplU gene encoding 50S ribosomal protein L21 codes for MTQTPSTTSTSPADAGSKAAGNADQPGPYAIVESSGQQFWLQPNRYYDIDRLAADVDSIVNLENVLLVNDGKAATLGQPYVAGATVELKVMAHRRGPKLIVYKMRPKKKTRRKNGHRQELTRVMVQSIKVAGKALN; via the coding sequence ATGACCCAGACGCCCTCAACAACCTCCACCAGTCCGGCAGATGCCGGCTCGAAGGCAGCCGGGAACGCTGATCAGCCCGGGCCCTACGCCATCGTGGAGAGCTCAGGCCAGCAGTTCTGGCTCCAGCCGAACCGCTACTACGACATCGACCGCCTGGCTGCCGATGTGGACAGCATCGTGAACCTGGAGAACGTGCTCCTGGTGAACGACGGCAAGGCCGCCACCCTGGGTCAGCCCTACGTGGCCGGCGCCACCGTGGAGCTGAAGGTGATGGCCCATCGCCGCGGCCCCAAGTTGATTGTGTACAAGATGCGGCCCAAGAAGAAAACCCGTCGCAAGAACGGACATCGCCAGGAATTGACCCGGGTGATGGTGCAGTCGATCAAGGTGGCCGGCAAGGCCCTCAACTGA
- a CDS encoding YebC/PmpR family DNA-binding transcriptional regulator translates to MAGHSKWAQIKRTKAVVDAKRGAVFTRLGREITVAARGGSDPAGNFQLRTAIEKAKAAGVPNANIERAIAKGSGQQGGPGESFEAVRYEGYGPGGVAVLIEALTDNRNRTAADVRLAFSKHGGNLGETGCVGYLFEQCSVARVAWPSRGDRALDEESLLEALLQLEAPLDGSAAVQVLRYELGDGNAEVFAPFAQLEALQDGLGRAGFTVLEWEHRWIAGTGCRLEDADQLRRCLKLLDTLEELEDVRSVTANLEAEDALLEALEA, encoded by the coding sequence ATGGCCGGCCACAGCAAGTGGGCCCAGATCAAGCGCACCAAGGCGGTGGTCGACGCCAAGCGCGGGGCCGTGTTCACCCGGCTGGGCCGGGAGATCACCGTGGCCGCCCGAGGGGGGAGCGATCCCGCCGGCAACTTCCAGCTGCGCACCGCCATCGAGAAGGCCAAGGCGGCGGGGGTGCCGAACGCCAACATCGAGCGGGCGATCGCCAAGGGCTCGGGCCAGCAGGGCGGCCCGGGGGAGAGCTTCGAGGCCGTGCGCTACGAGGGCTACGGCCCGGGGGGGGTGGCGGTGCTGATCGAGGCCCTCACCGACAACCGCAACCGCACCGCCGCCGACGTGCGGCTGGCCTTCAGCAAGCACGGCGGCAACCTCGGCGAAACCGGCTGCGTGGGCTATCTGTTCGAGCAGTGCAGCGTGGCCCGGGTGGCCTGGCCCTCCCGGGGCGACCGGGCCCTCGATGAGGAGTCCCTGCTGGAGGCCCTGCTCCAGCTCGAGGCTCCCCTCGACGGATCCGCCGCTGTGCAGGTGCTGCGTTACGAGCTGGGGGACGGGAACGCCGAGGTGTTCGCCCCCTTCGCCCAGCTGGAGGCACTGCAGGATGGGCTGGGGCGGGCCGGCTTCACGGTGCTGGAGTGGGAGCATCGCTGGATCGCCGGGACCGGTTGCCGGCTGGAGGATGCCGACCAGCTCAGGCGGTGCCTCAAGCTGCTGGACACCCTGGAGGAGCTCGAGGACGTGCGTTCGGTGACGGCCAATCTGGAGGCGGAGGACGCCCTGCTGGAGGCGCTGGAGGCCTAG
- the kaiB gene encoding circadian clock protein KaiB, which yields MSPRKTYILKLYVAGNTPNSMRALKTLRNILETEFQGVYALKVIDVLKNPQLAEEDKILATPTLAKILPPPVRRIIGDLSDRERVLIGLDLLYDELSEESLLADDVLDAITPSLGDPTL from the coding sequence ATGTCCCCCCGCAAGACCTACATCCTCAAGCTCTACGTTGCTGGCAATACGCCCAACTCCATGCGGGCGCTGAAAACATTGCGCAATATCTTGGAAACGGAGTTTCAGGGCGTCTATGCTCTCAAGGTCATTGATGTTCTCAAGAATCCCCAGTTGGCCGAGGAAGACAAGATTCTGGCCACCCCTACCCTGGCTAAAATCCTGCCACCACCAGTGCGTCGCATCATTGGTGATCTCAGCGATCGGGAGCGGGTGTTGATTGGCTTGGATCTCCTCTATGACGAATTGTCGGAAGAATCCCTGTTGGCTGATGATGTGCTCGATGCGATCACACCATCACTGGGTGACCCGACGCTCTGA
- a CDS encoding queuosine precursor transporter, which produces MTLKQRRDLVFLVLAGLFLGTMGMLNILGLTRFLQLGSIGSWPIVVAVGALPYPVTFLCTDLISELWGEQKASQLVWVGLLLNGWIVLILWLGGVLPGLAGAPESTFFDVQRLAFGAVGASMVAYLAAQFTDVRLFHFWKRVSGGQALWLRNNGSTLVSQLVDTTAVVLISHYASHVLPVRSDAPVLPQLAGFIASGYLFKAVAALADTLPFYLLVGWLRGWLAVPGMGAELAD; this is translated from the coding sequence ATGACCCTCAAGCAGCGCCGCGACCTGGTGTTTCTCGTGCTCGCCGGCCTGTTCCTGGGCACGATGGGCATGCTCAACATCCTCGGGCTCACCCGCTTCCTGCAGCTGGGCAGCATCGGCTCCTGGCCGATCGTGGTGGCAGTGGGCGCCCTGCCCTATCCGGTCACCTTCCTGTGCACCGACCTGATCAGTGAACTGTGGGGCGAGCAGAAGGCCTCCCAGCTGGTGTGGGTGGGGCTGCTGCTCAATGGCTGGATCGTGTTGATCCTCTGGCTGGGCGGGGTGCTGCCGGGCCTGGCCGGTGCCCCGGAGTCCACGTTCTTCGATGTGCAGCGCCTGGCCTTCGGGGCGGTGGGGGCCTCGATGGTGGCCTACCTGGCGGCCCAGTTCACCGATGTGCGCCTGTTCCACTTCTGGAAGCGCGTCAGCGGCGGCCAGGCCCTGTGGCTGCGCAACAACGGCTCCACCCTGGTGAGCCAGCTGGTGGACACCACTGCCGTGGTGCTGATCAGCCATTACGCCAGCCACGTGCTGCCGGTGCGCAGCGATGCTCCGGTGCTGCCCCAGCTGGCCGGTTTCATCGCCAGCGGCTACCTGTTCAAGGCGGTGGCGGCTCTGGCCGACACCCTGCCCTTCTACCTGCTGGTGGGCTGGCTAAGGGGCTGGCTGGCGGTGCCCGGCATGGGGGCGGAGTTGGCCGACTGA